From the Jeongeupia sp. HS-3 genome, the window CGCTCTCGCTCGTACTGGCGCCGATCAATACGCCGCTGCAATTCAAGGCAGGTAACTTCGCCTTCCTGTCGTTTGTCGTGTCGGGATTGCGTGAACCGCACCCCTTCACCATTGCCACCGCGCCCGATGCACAAGGTCGTTTGCGATTCCTGATTCGCAATGCCGGCGACTTCACCGCAGAGCTGAACTGGAAAGCCAAACCGGGCATGGAAGTCGACGTCTACGGCCCCTACGGCGACTTCGTTCGAGATACATCCCGCTGTGGCCCCGAACTGTGGATCGCCGCCGGCGTCGGCATCGCACCGTTTCTCTCATGGCTGCACAGCCTCGATGCCGATACCGTGCACCGGGCCCATTTGCTGGTGCTGCGCGGCAACGAACGTTTTCCGGAGGCCAGCGCACTGCGCGCACTCGCCGGAGAAAAAGGCGTCAAGCTCGATCTGCTGGAGGCGGGCAGCAGCCGGCACGCCAAAAGTGAGCGGCTTGCCAGTCTGATCGCCAACGCAGCAGATGATACCGAGGTCTATTTTTGCGGGCCGGCGGCGCTGCGCGACAAGCTCGTCAAGGCAATCACCCAGCGCGGCTTGCCGATGGCGCAATTTCACTTCGAGCTATTCGATTTTCGCTAAACGCGTCTCACACCGGCAGCCTGCGACACCGCATCCCTTCGATGCGGTGCCCGAACCGCTCAGCCGCCCAGCAGCGCCCGGCGCAAGCCTTCGGGAATCTCGGTCAGGATCAGCGTGCCGTTGTCGCGGTCGTAAATCACCTGACCACTGCGCAGGCTGTTGCGATCGAACTCGATTTTCCAGTGGTCGGCGGCGGCCTTGAAATGCGTCAGCGGTCGGATCGCACGGCGGTCGGGGACGAAACCGCTGGCAACCGCCTTGTCCTCTTCGTTCAGCGCTTCGCGCAGCAGCCCCGGCGAATCGGGCCATGCGCGCTCGACCAGTGTATCCAGACTCACCGGTTCGCCCTCCTCGCCACGCTCCTCCAGATAACCGTGCGCGCGCTCGAACAGCGCATCGCGGGTCTCGGTCGGCATCGCCTGACGCTCGGCAAACTCGGCCAGCCCCTGCACCAGCTTCTGGGTTTCCTTCAGCGCAATCACCACATCGTTGCAACCGAGGAAAAGCTTGAAGTAGTTGGCCACATCGCCACGGCCCTTGAGGAAGCTGATGCAACGCTCGGTGCCGCGCTGCCACGCCGACAGATCAATCCGCCCGGCCACGCGCAAGTTGGCCAGATCGAGATGCGGGCTCTCGACGATGTCCAGATCGTCGCTGATCGCCGTGCCGATCACCTCGGACACCAGCGCGACAAACAGGTAATCGATACCGGCGTGCTCGACCCGGGCGATCAGCACATAGCCACCCGCCGCCAGCGGCTCCTGCTCGGCGCGCACCTGCAGGTGCTGCATCATCAGTTGCGACAGCGTAGCGAAATCGATCGACTGATCGACCACATGCTGGCGGATGAAGCGCGGCATCGGGAAATTGTCTTCGTCGCTCTCGAAGCGCCCGTAACCCTTGCCGGCGCGTTCGCTGTAACGGTCGACCAGATGATCGACAAGGCGCTGTGCCGCCTCGGATTGCTGCACCTCGCCCCGGCGCAAGGCGATCGAAGCCGGCCCTTGCGGCGCCTTGATCAGCTGGTGGACGACGAGGTTGCGGATGGTGTGTTCAGAGGCAGTCATGCGCGGGCCGGATTGAAAGCATAAAACGCGATTGTCCCACTTCACGCACCAAGCCCCAACTACAATGCGGCCAGCCCAGAGGCTGGCCGGGAGACGAATTACAGGTAGCGGCTCCAGAGGACGCGGGCGGTGGTCGCAGAGGATGCCCCTGACCCAGCACCACTACCAGCGCTACCGTCACCGGGCCTGCTACCATCAAGAATGATAGTGGTAGACGCAGAAAATTTGTTGGTGGTTGTGCTGCTCCCACTCTGATGACCGGTCGTGACATAACCGTAGATAGTTGCCGCACCACTCGTTTCTACAACGTCGGCAGCGGTTAGATCCCCATGAATATTGCTATTTGATCCAAGCGTTATTTTCCCACCTGAAAACACTCTATTGGCACTCACTGGATCGACTTTGTATCCACCAGCCAAAAGGGCAACACTTCCAACACTGATGTTTCCAACCATTACCTGACTCAGCGTTGGCGGCTGGACTGACGCACTTCCAGGGCAAAAATTGCTCGGGTAATTGGAAAATGGCTTATTTGCAGACGGCAGAAAATTTCCTTGACAAATATCTACATATTGCGCGGAATTCAGCGCAAAAACAGTAGGTGATCCGCCTTTGGTAAGGATATTACCCGTAGAAATGATCGTGTTATTATATGTTCCGCCGTCAATCGTGAGCGACCCTTCGAACCACAGCACTCCGGGCATCATTGCCGTAGGCGCTGTTAAAATCCATCCGAACGTCGAGTTATAGGCAAGCCTTGAAGTTTTACTATTTCCCTGATCAACAATCAAAACATAGGGGCAGACACTCTTGGCCAAATCCGAGCATAATTTTGTATAAGTTACGTTGTTTTCTTTGACTTCTGAAAGGTAGTAAGCCCCTCTCGCAATGCCATTAATGTTTGAAACGGTAACACGAACATTCGTTCCTTCCATCTCAAATGCATAATTGGCATTACCCTTCAGGGCATACGCATCGATTTCGCTGGAAGTCAGGTCGTCCAATACCAACGCGGGTACATTCACAACAAGATTGGGGTTCGATCCGACATTAACCGTTCCTTGCTTAGTTCCTACTCCTTTGACCTCCCCCCTGATTCCATCAGTTGGCCAGTATGACGAAGCCGTGAAATCACCTTCACCCTGCAGAGCGGCAACTCCCGCCACACTACCAGTATTAATATTACCTTTCGCCAAAACCGTTCCGCGCACGCTTGAGTTTCCATCAAACCCAGCAGCTCCTCGCGTTTTTACATCATTGATTAGTGCACTACTCTTAATCAACACATTGTCATTGGCATAAATTAACCCGACTGGACTGGTGCCGTCTTTCCCCCGCATGGGAGACTTTATCGTAACCTTACCCATTGATTTAATTACGTCAAAATAGCTCGTATTAGTTACAGATATATCACCTTTCGCGGCAAGTATCGCACCTCTATTGCCGTCCGAATCCAGATTGACATGCCCAGTAGCAAAAATTGAGTTAAAACCGACGATCGTACCTTTATTCGTATCAATATTTCCATCAACGGAAAAATCATAGTTTTCCGCCCCTTTCAAGATAATTTCTCCGGAAAGTGCCAAATCACCTTTGATGTTCACTGCTTTGGGCGTCCCTTTTGAAGCCGAGGTAGACGCCAACGCATAGACGACCTGTACCGTCGACGTGGATTGCGCGCGCGTGCCACCCGCGGTCGTACCGGTCACTTCCACGGTCAATTGGGTCGGCACTGGCTTGGTGCCAGCCACTGCGTCTGAGCCAACCACCTTGGCGGTCACACCGGATACCCCCGCCAATGTCAGCTCTATCTTATTGTCCTTGGTGGCTGCGCCCAGCACTTTCAGGTCATCCTGACTCAAGCTGGTGAGATAGACCTTGATCACCTCGACACCCGTCCAAGCCTTGACCTGTGCTTGCGTCATGGCGTGCGAGGAAACCTGCTGTTCTTGCGTGCCACGCACGTAGTAAACGGTACCCAATACCGCCGCTGTCAGCGACAACCCTGTCAGCAGCAGGATCAGGATCGTGGCGATGCCTCGCTGGGCGGCACGAACGGAAATCCGGTGTCTTGTACGCATCATGGCGAATCTCATGGTGTCGGTGCCAAGTGAATATTGGCCAGACAGGTGGAACTAGGTTGAGCGAATTGCGTGTCGCCGGTCGTGCCTGCGTTACTGCTGAGCATCGACAGCTTGACGACGAAGCGGGCCGTCGTGGTTTCCGTGGCGCCGGCCGGCACCGTGGCGGCGATGCCGAAAGGCACGCAGCCAGCCGCCGAGGTCTTGTTGACGCTGATAGTGACGGCGTTTGGCACCACACCGGCCGGGGCTGTTTTGCCCGGATCGACGTTGGGCGGAACCAGCCAGTGGCTGGCGCTTGCCAGATCAATACCCGTTGCACCCCAGATGCCGCTTGGCGACGTGCAGCCGGTTTTGGAAAAGTACTTCAAGCCGCCGCCGGTCGGTGCGTACAGCAGCGCACAGGTATTGACTGCCGCCGAGGCATCGACCCAGCGCCAGAACAACGCATTGCCTGTTGCTACGGTAGTAGACAGCGTGGCCGCCGTCGGTGCCGAAATGCTGTCGTCCGCAGCGTCGGTATAGAGGCGAAAATCGGTGGTTTCGACGAAGGTGTTGAGGCCAAAGCCCGCACTTTGCAGAGACGACTGCACCGACAGAAAGCCCGCTGTGCGCGCACCATCTTGCGATGCGCCAATTTTGCTGAGCACCGTGGTCTGCAGCGTGCTTTTATACAGTCCCATCATCGCCAGCACGATGATCATCGAAATGGTCAGCCCAACCATCATGCTGATAATGGAAATGCCGCGCTGAAGCCGCATGGCGGTTCTCGTCATTGCGCCCCCTGAATGGTGCTGACAGCCACTTCGCCTGTGCCGCCGAGTAGTTCTCTGGACGTGCTGGTATCGCTGGTCGCAACGGAAATGCCGGTCACGACGGCATTTGCAGGCAGGCTGACCGTGGCAATCCCATTGGTGGCAATGGTCACAGGGTGAGTGCCGCCACTCGCAGTATTCCTGTCGCAGGTCACGGCCAATGCCAGCGTACTGTCGCCAACCTTGATGCTGGGTGCGCCGGCACACAGACCGCTGACCCCGTCGGTGGATAGTTTTTCCCGGATCTGGGCAACCACGATGCCCTGACTATTACTGTAGCGCTGCGCCACCGCCGCGCGTGAAGCGGCGTAAGTCAGTCCCAAGCCGATCGCAGCCATCAGCACGATGCCGATCAGCGCTTCGAGCAGCG encodes:
- a CDS encoding ferric reductase-like transmembrane domain-containing protein, whose translation is MRIPSSYVVIVALAAITTLLIPATADQVFSLGYVSLASGCISLVLMAAAILLATRWRWIEAPLGGLDQVYNSHKWLAIWALAFASIHLVYKAKLPDAPNIVIWQVEPFWTRSLRGYAFLGLMLTIILALNRKISYDRWRWMHRLSGPIFVVVALHWLTIKSPISPSSPLGLWLWFWVLIGTFGFSYKWLLYPLMGKRHRYRVETAERDERTLSLVLAPINTPLQFKAGNFAFLSFVVSGLREPHPFTIATAPDAQGRLRFLIRNAGDFTAELNWKAKPGMEVDVYGPYGDFVRDTSRCGPELWIAAGVGIAPFLSWLHSLDADTVHRAHLLVLRGNERFPEASALRALAGEKGVKLDLLEAGSSRHAKSERLASLIANAADDTEVYFCGPAALRDKLVKAITQRGLPMAQFHFELFDFR
- a CDS encoding nucleoid-associated protein, which translates into the protein MTASEHTIRNLVVHQLIKAPQGPASIALRRGEVQQSEAAQRLVDHLVDRYSERAGKGYGRFESDEDNFPMPRFIRQHVVDQSIDFATLSQLMMQHLQVRAEQEPLAAGGYVLIARVEHAGIDYLFVALVSEVIGTAISDDLDIVESPHLDLANLRVAGRIDLSAWQRGTERCISFLKGRGDVANYFKLFLGCNDVVIALKETQKLVQGLAEFAERQAMPTETRDALFERAHGYLEERGEEGEPVSLDTLVERAWPDSPGLLREALNEEDKAVASGFVPDRRAIRPLTHFKAAADHWKIEFDRNSLRSGQVIYDRDNGTLILTEIPEGLRRALLGG